The Calditerrivibrio nitroreducens DSM 19672 genome window below encodes:
- a CDS encoding response regulator has translation MKVKKILIVDDEPNVARLYEDYLKDYGFDVKSINNPHEATNEFYIFQPDLVLLDVNMPEKDGLTVLRELKKASPNIPVYLLTAHDEHKRNFNALYAEEYILKSRDPKIIVNLIEKIQE, from the coding sequence ATGAAAGTAAAGAAGATTTTGATAGTGGACGATGAACCAAACGTGGCAAGATTATACGAGGATTATCTGAAGGATTACGGTTTTGATGTGAAATCGATAAACAATCCACACGAAGCCACCAATGAATTTTATATATTTCAACCAGATTTAGTACTACTGGATGTCAATATGCCGGAGAAAGATGGATTGACTGTTTTAAGGGAGTTAAAAAAGGCTTCACCTAACATTCCGGTGTATCTTTTGACTGCACACGATGAACATAAAAGAAACTTTAATGCGCTTTATGCTGAGGAATACATATTGAAATCGAGGGATCCAAAGATAATCGTAAATCTGATAGAAAAGATTCAGGAATAA
- the mqnC gene encoding cyclic dehypoxanthinyl futalosine synthase, which translates to MLRFDEGVKLFEEELLTLADRANKIRQKKHPEGIVTFVIDRNINYTNVCVCKCKFCAYYRDMQDSDAFVIDFELLKKKIEETLALNGTQILLQGGLHPDLKIDFYEDMLRYIKNNFNVWIHGFSSPEIDHIAKVSSLSIEETLDRLIRAGLDSIPGGGAELLVDMERSRVSPNKINSTRWLEIMEIAHKKGLKTTATMMFKKTDTPEMIIEHLDKIRNLQSKTGGFTAFIPWPFQPNNTELGGEQVTAAEYLKVLAISRIYLENIDNIQVSWVTQGPKIGQLGLYFGGNDFGSLMIEENVVASCGVSYSISLEELLHFIKKAGFTPAQRDMKYNILKVYS; encoded by the coding sequence ATGCTGAGATTTGACGAAGGGGTGAAACTTTTCGAAGAAGAATTGTTGACCCTTGCCGATAGAGCAAACAAAATAAGGCAGAAAAAACATCCTGAAGGTATCGTTACTTTTGTAATAGACCGGAATATAAACTATACAAACGTTTGCGTCTGTAAATGTAAGTTTTGTGCCTATTACAGAGACATGCAAGATAGCGATGCATTCGTTATCGATTTTGAACTTCTGAAAAAAAAGATTGAAGAAACATTAGCCTTAAACGGCACCCAGATCCTTTTACAGGGAGGACTTCATCCGGATCTTAAAATAGATTTTTATGAAGATATGTTGAGATACATAAAAAATAACTTCAACGTGTGGATACATGGGTTTTCAAGTCCTGAGATCGATCACATTGCAAAAGTAAGCTCCCTCTCCATCGAAGAGACCCTTGACAGATTAATCAGAGCGGGGCTCGACTCCATCCCGGGTGGTGGTGCAGAACTACTCGTGGACATGGAACGCTCAAGGGTAAGTCCTAATAAAATAAACTCCACCAGATGGCTTGAAATAATGGAAATAGCCCATAAAAAGGGGCTTAAAACTACGGCCACAATGATGTTTAAAAAGACAGATACCCCTGAGATGATCATAGAACATCTCGACAAAATTCGCAATCTACAGTCGAAAACCGGTGGTTTTACAGCTTTTATCCCCTGGCCCTTTCAGCCAAACAACACAGAGCTGGGTGGTGAACAGGTAACTGCAGCTGAGTATCTAAAAGTACTCGCTATATCAAGAATTTATCTTGAAAATATAGACAATATACAGGTATCCTGGGTTACCCAGGGGCCAAAGATAGGGCAATTGGGGTTGTATTTTGGGGGTAACGATTTTGGAAGCCTTATGATAGAGGAAAATGTGGTGGCATCCTGCGGGGTCAGCTATAGTATATCATTAGAAGAGCTTCTACATTTTATTAAAAAAGCAGGTTTTACACCCGCCCAGAGGGATATGAAGTATAATATTTTAAAGGTGTATAGTTGA
- the gpmI gene encoding 2,3-bisphosphoglycerate-independent phosphoglycerate mutase, which yields MKKVVLLILDGWGYREEKQHNAVLLANPQNFLKLWNESSKRLINASEEFVGLPSGQMGNSEVGHTNIGAGRIVYQDLVRIQKAIESKEINRNKNLQTFFDNIKKNNGILHLFGLVSDGGVHSHIDHLKGLVKIAKESGIKNALIHAFMDGRDTPPTSGKGFLEDLLSFLKSINYGTIATVIGRYYAMDRDKRWDRVEKAYNAIVFAKGEHYISPVEACEVSYKNNITDEFITPKVIGNYDGIKDGDGILFFNFRADRARELTRAFIETDFNFFETRKYSNLPFVTMTEYDATFKLPYLFAPEDLKNTLGEYLSYLKLTQLRIAETEKYAHVTFFFNGGREIEFEGESRILIPSPKDVPTYDLKPEMSVEKVVDNFIESWKKSAFDLTVMNFANPDMVGHTGVEEAAIKACKKVDEQLGRVVQFAKENDIALIVTADHGNSEEMWDYKNNQPHTAHTTNLVPFIIFNHKCEIDSTVKDGKLADIAPTILTIMGIPIPPEMTGVPLIKR from the coding sequence ATGAAAAAAGTTGTATTGCTTATACTGGACGGTTGGGGATATAGGGAAGAGAAACAACACAATGCAGTGTTACTCGCCAATCCTCAAAACTTTCTTAAATTATGGAATGAATCCTCAAAAAGACTTATTAATGCCAGTGAAGAGTTTGTTGGTTTACCCTCAGGACAGATGGGGAACTCCGAAGTGGGGCACACCAATATCGGAGCTGGCAGGATAGTCTATCAGGATCTGGTAAGAATTCAAAAAGCAATAGAATCAAAAGAGATAAATAGAAATAAAAACCTTCAAACTTTTTTTGACAATATCAAAAAAAACAACGGAATCCTACATCTATTTGGACTCGTCAGTGACGGCGGCGTCCACAGTCATATAGATCATTTAAAAGGTCTAGTTAAAATTGCTAAAGAGTCCGGGATCAAAAATGCACTTATACATGCCTTTATGGACGGTAGAGACACCCCACCCACAAGCGGTAAAGGGTTTCTTGAAGACCTTTTAAGCTTCTTAAAATCGATTAATTATGGAACCATAGCCACCGTTATCGGCAGATACTATGCAATGGATAGGGATAAAAGATGGGATAGAGTGGAAAAGGCTTACAACGCAATTGTATTTGCAAAAGGAGAACATTATATATCTCCAGTTGAAGCATGTGAAGTATCATATAAAAATAACATTACTGATGAATTTATAACACCAAAAGTAATTGGTAATTATGATGGAATAAAAGATGGTGATGGTATCCTTTTCTTCAATTTCAGAGCGGATAGGGCAAGAGAGCTCACCAGAGCATTTATAGAAACTGATTTTAATTTCTTTGAAACAAGAAAGTATTCAAATCTCCCTTTTGTTACGATGACAGAATACGATGCTACTTTTAAGCTTCCTTATCTTTTTGCTCCGGAAGATCTAAAAAACACACTTGGAGAATATCTAAGTTATCTCAAATTAACCCAGCTAAGGATTGCAGAGACAGAAAAATACGCCCATGTAACATTCTTTTTCAATGGTGGAAGAGAAATTGAATTTGAAGGGGAATCCAGAATACTTATCCCTTCACCTAAGGATGTACCCACCTATGACTTAAAGCCAGAAATGAGTGTTGAAAAGGTTGTGGACAACTTTATTGAATCATGGAAAAAGAGTGCATTTGATCTTACCGTTATGAACTTTGCCAATCCTGATATGGTGGGACATACTGGTGTGGAGGAAGCTGCGATTAAAGCCTGCAAAAAGGTTGATGAACAATTGGGAAGAGTTGTTCAATTTGCAAAGGAAAATGATATAGCTCTCATCGTAACAGCTGATCATGGCAACAGTGAAGAGATGTGGGACTACAAAAACAATCAGCCCCATACCGCCCACACCACAAACCTGGTACCTTTTATAATTTTCAATCACAAATGTGAAATCGATTCAACCGTAAAGGATGGTAAGCTTGCAGACATCGCTCCCACAATATTAACGATAATGGGTATACCAATACCACCAGAGATGACAGGGGTACCGTTGATAAAAAGATAG
- the glyS gene encoding glycine--tRNA ligase subunit beta, which yields MSYYFLEILNEEIPADFVNVGIDYLGSAFENLFKENRIPFEKIVADGTPRRLFVLVSGLADHQPDQEEEIVGPPASAAFDAEGNLTNVAMNFAKAKQLDVATLKKVSTPKGEYLSGKRFTKGRSTREIISENVAKLIQNIPFKKTMRWGDKSFRFARPVKSFISLYDGELLPFDIDGIEASNKTAGHRFMWKDSIKIDSPEDYFNRLKNAFVVPERGVRREMIVSDILNIAGQYEVDVDIDESLLDTVTNLVEYPFAVLGSFSEEFLKLPEEVLITSMKNHQKYFYTKNRKNGKISNYFIGISNTKPVNDNIRKGYERVLRARLKDAAFFFENDKNVPLESRVEELKKVVYQEKLGTSYEKMERFREVSRYLTEVLSLSSEECKLIDRTAYLCKADLMTEMVYEFPELQGVMGREYGRIQGEPQEVYIGIYEHYLPKFSGDKIPETITGAVVSIADKIDTICGCFSIGLIPTGNNDPYALRRNSIGIIQIIRQKSYRIDIDKLVSKSLNLLKSKVNFDLEKVKDQVMEFIKQRYKQVLISEGIASDAVDASIDLFNDLIKIEKLARTLSDAKGKESFNSIAQSYKRINNILKKANHNRSEYNNEILTEEVERKLLDKIDGIKNEFMIRLSKEEYAEGLNTLLQLEPYINEFFDKVMVMVEDTNVRENRLSMLCSLKQLFDKIGNLSMIN from the coding sequence ATGTCTTATTACTTTTTGGAGATCTTAAATGAAGAGATCCCTGCCGATTTTGTAAATGTGGGAATAGATTATCTTGGTTCAGCATTTGAAAACCTTTTTAAAGAAAATAGGATCCCTTTTGAGAAAATTGTTGCAGATGGTACACCCAGAAGACTCTTTGTGTTGGTGTCTGGACTTGCGGATCATCAGCCGGATCAGGAAGAGGAGATTGTGGGGCCACCTGCTTCGGCAGCTTTTGATGCAGAAGGTAATCTTACCAATGTTGCTATGAATTTTGCTAAAGCAAAGCAACTGGATGTGGCTACACTGAAAAAAGTAAGCACTCCAAAGGGGGAGTATCTTTCTGGAAAAAGATTTACCAAAGGAAGATCCACAAGAGAAATCATATCTGAGAATGTAGCAAAGTTAATCCAGAATATACCATTTAAAAAGACAATGCGCTGGGGTGATAAGTCATTCAGGTTTGCAAGACCGGTGAAGTCGTTTATATCTCTTTATGATGGAGAACTTTTACCTTTTGATATAGATGGTATTGAGGCTTCTAATAAAACAGCTGGGCATAGATTTATGTGGAAAGATAGTATTAAGATCGATAGCCCTGAAGACTATTTCAATAGATTAAAAAATGCTTTTGTGGTACCTGAAAGAGGAGTAAGACGAGAGATGATAGTGTCAGATATCTTGAATATAGCTGGCCAATATGAGGTGGATGTGGATATAGATGAGTCCCTTCTGGATACTGTGACAAATCTCGTGGAGTACCCTTTTGCCGTGCTTGGTAGTTTCAGTGAAGAATTTCTAAAGCTACCTGAAGAGGTACTTATAACTTCGATGAAGAATCATCAAAAGTATTTTTATACAAAAAACAGGAAAAATGGGAAGATAAGTAACTATTTTATAGGGATATCAAATACTAAACCTGTCAATGACAATATTCGGAAAGGGTATGAGAGGGTTTTACGGGCAAGACTGAAGGATGCTGCATTTTTCTTTGAAAATGATAAGAATGTGCCTCTTGAATCGAGGGTTGAAGAGCTGAAAAAAGTTGTTTATCAGGAGAAGCTTGGGACATCTTATGAAAAGATGGAGAGGTTCAGAGAGGTTTCCAGATACCTTACAGAGGTGCTTAGTCTATCATCTGAAGAGTGTAAACTTATTGACAGGACTGCTTACCTTTGTAAGGCCGATTTGATGACGGAGATGGTGTACGAATTCCCCGAGCTGCAGGGGGTGATGGGTAGAGAGTATGGCAGGATTCAGGGGGAGCCTCAAGAGGTTTATATAGGTATCTATGAGCACTACCTTCCGAAATTTTCTGGTGATAAGATACCCGAAACAATCACTGGTGCAGTAGTATCTATTGCTGATAAGATAGATACCATCTGTGGCTGTTTTTCCATTGGCCTTATCCCAACTGGTAACAATGACCCTTATGCGTTGAGGAGAAACAGTATAGGGATCATTCAGATTATAAGGCAGAAATCTTACAGGATAGATATAGATAAGCTCGTTTCAAAATCATTGAATCTCTTAAAATCGAAGGTTAATTTCGATTTGGAAAAGGTAAAAGATCAGGTTATGGAATTCATAAAACAGCGATACAAACAGGTTTTGATATCAGAAGGGATAGCCTCTGATGCAGTTGATGCTTCTATTGATCTGTTTAATGACCTGATAAAGATTGAAAAGCTCGCCAGGACGTTATCCGATGCTAAAGGGAAAGAATCATTTAATTCCATTGCGCAGAGTTATAAACGTATAAATAATATACTCAAAAAAGCAAATCATAATAGATCGGAATACAATAATGAAATTTTAACAGAAGAAGTAGAGCGAAAACTTTTAGATAAAATTGATGGCATAAAAAATGAATTTATGATACGCTTAAGTAAAGAGGAGTATGCGGAAGGTTTGAATACTTTATTGCAGCTGGAGCCATACATAAATGAATTTTTTGATAAAGTAATGGTGATGGTGGAAGATACAAACGTGAGAGAAAATAGGTTATCAATGCTTTGCTCTTTGAAGCAGTTATTTGATAAAATAGGAAATTTATCAATGATAAATTAG
- a CDS encoding sensor histidine kinase, with product MNNKSETAVKYLLISKDGNALMEIGEKSAGIEKQIQIDGYDIETVVGFSGIEKKEQLIDGISKIVELLNIGKKIFDDGVLIEYIDMIINEKSIDEILYFILKHIISSNLSGKAAFFILNDKLLKLRGVAYLKRDNEDIIFENRAVKSCQIDLSNRGKIADALFFDKIITVNFDELLSKNIDRYFDKNTIIVPVYNNKGVVGVVLLEDDGNTKKDDAVLRLVSRLVSLGINYSSISKQLKLSKEDVAYFKESIEVSSTLTHMGKLTASVAHEIKNPLVSIGGFARRLERYITDERGLSYLKIIQSETTRLEQIVNDILTYSKVFNIKREKVVLHSLLKDLEEFFKDELMIKRILMRINCSEDLITYIDPRKFRQVFVNLIKNSIQSIENDGEIIIDVEKVNNGINIIIKDTGDGFPIEIIQKPFEPFVTTKEAGTGLGLSICHKIVSAHQGQIWLDNYDNGAMVKIYIQFEGEV from the coding sequence ATGAACAATAAATCAGAGACGGCAGTGAAATACCTTTTGATATCAAAAGATGGTAATGCTTTGATGGAGATTGGTGAAAAGTCTGCTGGTATTGAAAAACAGATTCAGATTGATGGTTATGATATTGAGACCGTGGTAGGCTTTTCAGGTATTGAGAAGAAAGAACAACTTATTGATGGTATTTCAAAAATAGTAGAATTATTAAATATTGGCAAAAAGATTTTTGATGATGGTGTGTTGATTGAATATATTGATATGATTATCAATGAAAAAAGCATAGATGAGATTTTATACTTCATTCTAAAACATATAATTTCATCTAATTTGAGTGGTAAAGCGGCATTTTTTATTTTAAATGATAAATTGCTAAAGTTAAGGGGGGTGGCTTACCTTAAAAGAGACAATGAAGATATTATCTTTGAAAATAGGGCTGTTAAAAGTTGTCAGATAGATTTGAGTAATAGAGGGAAGATAGCTGATGCACTTTTTTTTGATAAAATTATAACTGTTAATTTTGATGAATTGCTAAGCAAGAATATAGATAGGTATTTCGATAAAAATACAATTATAGTACCAGTATATAATAACAAAGGTGTAGTTGGGGTGGTGTTGCTGGAAGATGATGGAAATACGAAGAAAGACGATGCCGTGTTGAGGCTTGTATCAAGGCTGGTCTCCCTTGGTATTAACTACTCCAGTATTTCAAAACAGTTGAAACTTTCAAAGGAGGATGTGGCCTACTTTAAAGAGAGTATCGAAGTAAGTAGCACTTTGACTCATATGGGAAAACTTACCGCTTCGGTGGCCCATGAGATAAAAAATCCATTGGTTTCCATTGGTGGATTTGCCAGAAGATTGGAAAGATATATTACAGACGAGAGGGGGCTTAGTTATCTTAAGATTATTCAGTCTGAGACCACAAGATTGGAGCAGATTGTGAATGATATCCTTACATATTCAAAAGTGTTTAATATAAAAAGGGAAAAAGTTGTTTTACATTCTCTGCTTAAGGATTTAGAGGAATTTTTTAAAGATGAGCTTATGATAAAAAGGATCCTAATGAGGATAAATTGCTCTGAGGATTTAATAACCTATATTGATCCAAGAAAATTCAGACAAGTATTTGTAAATCTTATTAAAAACTCCATTCAGTCCATTGAAAATGATGGGGAGATCATTATAGATGTGGAGAAGGTAAATAATGGTATTAATATAATAATAAAAGATACTGGGGATGGTTTCCCGATTGAAATTATACAGAAGCCTTTTGAGCCTTTTGTAACTACCAAAGAAGCAGGTACCGGCCTTGGGCTATCGATATGCCATAAGATAGTTTCAGCCCATCAGGGGCAGATATGGCTGGATAATTATGACAATGGAGCAATGGTTAAAATATATATACAATTTGAGGGGGAAGTATGA
- a CDS encoding GAF domain-containing sensor histidine kinase encodes MKKDLLDILVEISEKMASTLKEDELLNDILEIAQEYLSVKRISIMIIEGDHLVIKAAVGLHVDYKSLKVPLGNGISGKVAITGEPIVINKGSNTNWELGYDTKSYMSVPLRIKDKLIGVLNLTDKENDYFSDDDIKIAKYIASQCAISIEKAQIYESIRRSENLQLIGKFTSTIIHDIKNLLNIVQNYVELLEIASEDESDFKEYVDSIYTELKLIHGLVMDILDFSKNQITLKTTRIELDDFMEYITKHTNIMLKPYNIDFYVDYPKGIIFYGDKDKLFRVLFNLINNAVDAVGENGQIKLKVLLENNSLIFIVEDNGKGIPTEMVDRIFDPFYTAGKEKGTGLGLAVVKDIVNAHNGTIAVESKVGEYTKFLIRLPISG; translated from the coding sequence TTGAAAAAAGATCTTCTTGATATATTGGTGGAAATATCTGAAAAGATGGCTTCAACCCTCAAAGAGGATGAGCTATTAAATGATATTTTAGAAATAGCCCAGGAGTATCTATCTGTAAAAAGGATATCCATAATGATAATCGAAGGGGATCATTTGGTAATAAAAGCTGCCGTAGGACTACACGTTGATTACAAAAGTCTAAAAGTTCCTCTTGGAAATGGGATAAGTGGTAAAGTGGCAATCACAGGGGAACCGATAGTTATAAACAAAGGATCAAATACAAATTGGGAACTTGGTTACGACACCAAATCATACATGTCTGTACCCCTCAGGATAAAGGATAAGTTGATAGGGGTTCTTAATCTTACTGACAAAGAAAATGATTACTTCAGCGATGACGATATAAAGATAGCCAAATATATTGCCTCCCAGTGTGCCATATCCATTGAAAAAGCACAGATTTATGAATCTATTAGAAGATCAGAAAATTTGCAGCTCATAGGAAAATTCACCAGCACTATAATTCATGACATAAAAAATCTATTAAACATTGTTCAGAACTATGTGGAGCTCTTGGAAATTGCCTCCGAAGATGAAAGTGATTTTAAGGAATATGTGGATAGCATATATACCGAACTAAAGCTAATACACGGTCTTGTTATGGATATACTCGATTTTTCTAAAAATCAGATAACTTTAAAAACCACCAGAATAGAGTTGGACGATTTTATGGAATATATCACAAAACACACAAACATAATGCTAAAGCCATACAATATCGATTTTTATGTGGATTATCCTAAAGGTATAATTTTTTATGGAGATAAGGATAAACTTTTCAGGGTTCTTTTTAATCTTATAAATAATGCGGTCGATGCAGTGGGTGAAAATGGGCAAATAAAACTAAAGGTGCTACTCGAAAATAATAGTCTGATTTTTATAGTTGAAGACAACGGCAAAGGGATACCGACAGAAATGGTGGATAGGATATTCGACCCATTTTATACTGCAGGAAAAGAGAAAGGTACCGGATTAGGTCTTGCGGTGGTAAAGGATATAGTTAACGCCCACAATGGTACAATAGCAGTTGAATCAAAGGTTGGAGAGTATACAAAATTTTTGATCAGATTGCCAATATCAGGTTAA
- the ppdK gene encoding pyruvate, phosphate dikinase encodes MVKYVYFFGNGKAEGDGSDKNLLGGKGAGLAEMTNLGIPVPPGFTITTEACIAYQKNKTYPEGMWEQTLEALKKLEETTKKKFGSNENPLLVSVRSGARVSMPGMMDTILNLGLNDETVKGLATSSNNERFAYDSYRRFIQMFSNVVLGVEHSKFEKLISEVKKGKGYSLDTDLTAEDWKGLVEKFKALVLNETGKPFPQDVMEQLKLAINAVFDSWDNQRAKTYRKINKIPDDWGTAVNVVAMVFGNMGNDSGTGVAFTRNPSTGEKEFFGEFLINAQGEDVVAGIRTPEPIARLKDEMPGVFAQLEEVYKKLESHYKDMQDIEFTVEKGVLYMLQTRSGKRTARAAVKIAYDMYKEGLIDKKTAVLRVAPEQVDQLLHPMIDPKEKYTSIAKGLPASPGAAVGRVVFTADDAESWAAKGEKVILVRDETSPEDIGGMHAAEGILTATGGMTSHAAVVARGMGKCCIVGCGAIHIDEEEKVFTVGNITVKEGDYITINGSTGEVILGKVKLVEPELSGEFAEILSWADEFRKLGVRTNSDTPHDSKVAREFGAEGIGLCRTEHMFFEGDRIDAVREMILANTEEERRKALAKVKPYQKEDFKGIFKAMDGFPVTIRLLDPPLHEFIPHTDEDIQKVANASGIPFDVLKKKRDELHEFNPMLGHRGCRLGITFPEIYEMQVYAIMEAACEVAKEGVKVYPEIMIPLVGHYKELEMLREMTVRVADEVMKQYGITLKYLVGTMIELPRAALTADEIAQYAEFFSFGTNDLTQTTLGLSRDDSGKFLPFYVEKGIYKEDPFVSLDVNGVGQLVEMGVTKGRKTRPDLKTGICGEHGGDPASIFFCHKVGLNYVSCSPYRVPVARLAAAHAALKQQ; translated from the coding sequence ATGGTCAAGTATGTCTATTTTTTCGGCAACGGAAAAGCCGAAGGTGATGGTTCAGACAAAAACCTGCTAGGCGGCAAAGGTGCAGGTTTAGCTGAGATGACAAACCTTGGGATACCTGTCCCACCTGGGTTTACCATCACCACCGAAGCCTGTATAGCTTATCAGAAAAACAAAACATATCCGGAGGGGATGTGGGAACAGACTCTTGAAGCTTTAAAAAAGCTGGAGGAAACAACAAAGAAGAAGTTTGGTTCAAATGAGAACCCTCTGTTGGTATCTGTAAGATCTGGTGCAAGGGTATCTATGCCAGGTATGATGGATACCATTTTGAATCTTGGATTAAACGATGAAACGGTGAAGGGACTTGCAACCTCTTCCAATAACGAAAGGTTTGCCTACGACTCATACAGAAGATTTATTCAGATGTTTAGCAACGTTGTGCTTGGTGTGGAGCATTCCAAGTTTGAAAAGCTTATAAGTGAAGTCAAGAAGGGAAAAGGGTACAGTCTTGATACTGATCTGACTGCGGAAGACTGGAAGGGGCTTGTGGAAAAGTTTAAAGCTCTTGTTCTAAACGAAACTGGAAAACCTTTCCCGCAGGATGTAATGGAGCAGTTAAAATTGGCTATTAATGCTGTTTTTGATTCATGGGATAATCAGAGGGCCAAAACATATAGAAAAATCAATAAAATACCTGATGATTGGGGTACTGCGGTCAACGTGGTGGCGATGGTATTTGGTAATATGGGGAACGATTCTGGTACAGGTGTGGCATTTACAAGAAATCCATCAACTGGTGAAAAGGAGTTTTTCGGTGAGTTCCTGATCAATGCTCAGGGGGAAGATGTTGTGGCAGGGATAAGGACACCGGAGCCTATCGCAAGGCTTAAGGACGAGATGCCTGGTGTATTTGCCCAGCTGGAAGAGGTATACAAAAAGCTTGAATCCCACTACAAAGATATGCAGGATATTGAATTTACCGTGGAAAAAGGTGTATTGTACATGCTTCAGACCAGAAGTGGTAAGAGGACAGCAAGAGCTGCAGTTAAAATCGCCTATGACATGTATAAAGAGGGTTTGATAGATAAAAAGACGGCTGTACTTAGGGTTGCTCCAGAGCAGGTGGATCAGCTTTTACATCCGATGATAGATCCTAAAGAGAAATATACTTCAATCGCAAAAGGTTTGCCAGCTTCCCCTGGAGCTGCGGTGGGTAGAGTGGTGTTCACCGCCGATGATGCGGAAAGCTGGGCGGCAAAGGGTGAAAAGGTAATACTTGTAAGGGACGAGACATCACCAGAGGACATCGGTGGAATGCATGCTGCCGAGGGTATTTTAACCGCCACAGGTGGTATGACCAGTCATGCGGCGGTTGTGGCAAGAGGTATGGGTAAATGCTGTATAGTTGGATGTGGTGCCATCCATATAGATGAAGAAGAAAAAGTTTTTACCGTTGGCAATATTACCGTAAAAGAGGGGGATTACATCACCATTAATGGTAGCACAGGTGAGGTAATTTTAGGAAAAGTTAAACTTGTGGAGCCAGAGCTTTCCGGTGAATTTGCTGAAATATTAAGCTGGGCTGATGAATTCAGGAAGCTTGGTGTCAGGACAAATTCCGATACACCACATGATTCCAAGGTGGCAAGGGAATTTGGTGCCGAAGGGATAGGGCTTTGCAGAACAGAGCATATGTTCTTTGAAGGGGATAGAATAGATGCCGTAAGAGAGATGATTCTTGCCAATACAGAAGAGGAAAGAAGAAAAGCTCTTGCAAAGGTAAAACCTTACCAAAAAGAGGACTTTAAAGGGATCTTCAAGGCTATGGATGGATTTCCTGTTACTATTAGATTACTCGATCCACCGCTTCATGAGTTTATTCCACATACCGATGAGGATATTCAAAAGGTTGCAAACGCATCCGGAATACCATTTGATGTGCTTAAAAAGAAAAGGGATGAGTTACACGAGTTTAACCCAATGCTTGGCCATAGAGGCTGTCGTCTGGGGATAACTTTCCCCGAGATATACGAGATGCAGGTTTATGCTATTATGGAGGCGGCTTGCGAAGTTGCCAAAGAAGGGGTGAAGGTATATCCTGAAATTATGATACCTCTTGTGGGGCATTATAAAGAGCTTGAGATGTTGAGGGAGATGACGGTGAGGGTAGCTGATGAGGTAATGAAGCAGTATGGAATTACGTTGAAATACCTTGTGGGGACAATGATAGAGCTTCCGAGAGCAGCTCTTACGGCTGATGAGATTGCTCAGTATGCGGAATTTTTCTCATTTGGTACAAATGATCTCACCCAGACTACACTTGGATTGAGTAGAGATGATTCTGGTAAGTTTTTACCATTCTATGTGGAAAAAGGTATCTACAAAGAGGATCCTTTTGTATCTCTCGATGTGAATGGTGTGGGACAGCTTGTGGAGATGGGTGTGACAAAAGGTAGAAAGACAAGGCCAGATCTCAAAACTGGTATCTGTGGGGAACATGGTGGTGATCCTGCCTCAATATTCTTCTGTCACAAAGTGGGGCTTAATTATGTGAGCTGTTCACCTTATAGGGTACCTGTAGCAAGGCTTGCTGCGGCACATGCTGCATTAAAACAACAATAA